A genomic stretch from Suncus etruscus isolate mSunEtr1 chromosome 17, mSunEtr1.pri.cur, whole genome shotgun sequence includes:
- the LOC126033462 gene encoding LOW QUALITY PROTEIN: host cell factor C1 regulator 1-like (The sequence of the model RefSeq protein was modified relative to this genomic sequence to represent the inferred CDS: inserted 2 bases in 2 codons; substituted 1 base at 1 genomic stop codon), with translation MLALEQVHSGCLPWLPRRASQEGEEECPETWMQGSHCTSYPLPEENIATQFSQLSLYXDHPYXSPLMXLPHNSNPCSELLFWRYPGCLILEVHRLIKLGDAPDPHYHASSAGDIMKL, from the exons ATGTTGGCCCTGGAGCAGGTGCATAGTGGCTGCCTGCCCTGGCTCCCCAGGCGGGCATCCCAGGAGGGTGAGGAG GAGTGTCCCGAGACCTGGATGCAAGGGAGCCACTGCACAAGCTACCCACTGCCTGAGGAGAACATAGCCACCCAATTCTCCCAGCTGAGTCTAT AAGACCATCCTTACTGAAGCCCCCTGA GTCTTCCCCACAATTCAAACCCTTGCTCGGAGCTGCTCTTCTGGCGATACCCTGGGTGCTTGATCCTTGAGGTACATCGCTTGATAAAGCTGGGGGATGCACCTGATCCTCACTACCATGCATCTTCAGCTGGGGACATAATGAAGCTCTGA